The genomic stretch agtgtagcatatgtagacaactagggcataataagaacaaatgtccatatcgtggatctagttccacaacttagttttcatattcataaatctgtgtaccaatgctatttatcattaaagtttactttttattccaaatagaagatgacacttgaacaacaaacacaaacatctaacattacaacaccaattactaaaacaaaaacaaatactggaacaaaaacaagtactaaaacaagaacaagtactagaacaataacaaatacaacaacaacatgacaaacaaccattaaaatctaagaaattacaacagttaacactatgtcgtctgatccatgcatcatttggatgcaatcaatgtcactttcaacttcaacccaccaacttatcgtttctccagtttcaaatgagaaccttgttctaagcctctgaatccttctgatgacttcaccaggttggtaatctccctctaaccaagacatcacggacctttttagttggtccaacgaacggatgttccaaaatttcatctccattgggggtttcaaaggcgagaaaataacatgcccatccctttttaagattactggttcaggatccgggcgccttgatgatgttcgctgccatgacgacggtcttggggatgccatgaactcaacttgatagagaaagtgataggaaatagtggtgaagaaaatgcaaggaaataacactttatttataggaaaagatctcggttgtacaccaatctacttaaccctaattagtgtcgcacttgattaattagtcttatggggaattagggtttgaattaggtcataactaccaaactctaattataaccgatcaataaaccctaattataattgataaattaaccttaacatgattaaccctaattctcccaaaaatttataaataatattaattacttataaattaaattaatatatatataaatttatatatatatatatatatatatatatatatatatatatatatatatatatatatatatatatatatatatatatatatattatatatatatatatatatatatcttgtaaataattttatttatatatatgtattaatataaattaatataatttataataaatctaaattaataaattaaaaaaaatataaaaaaaaaaaaaaaaaaaaaaaatttaagggtaggcgccactcctagtggcgacttgccctaccctttaagggtaggcgccaactagggtggcgcccaaGTACAAAAATAGGGCAAAAAATgcccatttttgtaatttttttgaaaaaatatgtatttttgaaaaaaaatttaaaaatctggatattaaaaaaaaaaactcttAATCTCAATCTCTATAAGATATAAATTTATTTTACTACTTAACTTTAGTACATTTGCTAGAGTAGAGTAAAGAAATGGAAGCAACAAAAGAAAAGCCAGAGAAGAGTGTAGTAAAAAATAGATAAATGTCCTGCTGCAAAAGAGATGAAGTTATATAGGAAGAGGTTCAAGTGGAAAAAAACTGATGGAAATAAGCTGCGAATTAAGATGATCATTGAGAAAAAGAGAGGGAGTTTCCACAAATTAATGGAAATCAGGAATGATTTATGCATTGAAATGACAGACATCAGAGTAACAACCATGAAAGAAGCATACATGATTACAACTTGCATAACAGTAAGAATCTAAATCAAAAGTTAACTACAATTATTTGAAATGACACTACATTATAACCTTATTGCATCAGAACCGATTTTGTGAAAGTGAGTGAATCCAACACGTGTTAGATAATTTCATCTCAGAAACAAACACATGACAGAAATTCCACGCGTATAAGATAACAGATATTATTGAACAATTAAGTCAAAAACATTAAGGAACACAGTTTCTTAATGAATGTATGTGGCTTCTTAGATTCAGCTTCTTTAAAGACATGATAAAACAATTAAGAGTAAAATCTTATTTTAGCCTTAAAAGACATTTGTGATCGATTTGAACAAAATTAATGGACTAAATATGTAACAAGCACATTCAAGCATTAACATAAACCTTATACAAAATTGAAATTCTTCTTGCTTATAGTCATAATTTCTTCTATAGAATTGATTATACGGTGATTAATTTTAAGCAATTATTGGATGACATTATGATTATACAGAAGTTGCACATTTTGTACATACATACTAGTATAGTTTTTCATACAGATAAACCCCAAAATTGAATAGGGTAAAGCCATCCCCTTTCATACAAATTGAATAATCTCATCATCTTTGATCTCCAAATCCAAAACCCTTCCTTCCACCCATACGAAAAGAAAGACCTGCAATCAATCATAGAACAAAACCCATTTTAAAAAAccattttttttttcaattgtaCCTAAATGAGAGAAAAGGAAGATGCTAATACAATACCTTGATGAGATCTACAAACTGGGGGTTCATCAAAACGAGAGAAAGAGAGTCGTTTATAGGCAAAACCAATATCAATGAGAATGAGGCCAGAAGATTGATCAGTGACAATGATATCTTTAACAGGTAGCCATAGGAAAAGCTCTTCACGAGACATGCCTTGCAAAACCTTAAGCTGTCCGAAACTAAGGTTGGCTTTAACAACAGTGTCGAAGAACACTGTGGTTTCGTACTGAGCCAAACAAGGACGATCTAAGTGTACTTCTAAACGACCCATTTGGTCTAATTTGAATGATTTGACACTTTGAGGGAAGAGTCCTGCTGGGAGGCCATGGTTGCGGAGAATCTCAAGAAGGGAAGATTCTTGAGCTGTTGTTGCTGTGAGAGGAAGAATGATAACAAGGAGAAGAAGGGAAATGGAAAGATGATGAGATCTAGGTGTGAGGAGAGACAGAGACGACATGGTTTAAGGATGGTAGTACGAGGAGGAAACAAACAATGCATCTGTTGAGGTTTCTGTTTTATTTAAGGTTTTGAGATTGAAATGTCTGACGTGGCAATGTGATGCCACGGAAAGGTAAAGTGGGGTGGCTGTGCCAGATAGGACAATGGAGTTTTGTGAAACATCCTAAAGGTTAACTCCAACTACTAGATTACTTGAAAAAacaatatttatttatatattttttaaattttattaatttttatttgaaatttaagttggctttttcaaaaaaaaaaaaaaaaatcttattttaAAAGTTCAACAAATTCATTGAATTGCAAAAAAACATTAATTATGTATGAAAAATTTGTTATAATATTAAATAGATAAAGATAGTCAAACATTGTTTAAATATATTTGTCATTTACAAAACTTTACTTAAgccttttcatttttttaattgttATATTTGTAAAAATATTTGGTTCAGAAATATTTGTCACTTTTAAATTGTAATTCatatattttataaatattattcCATAAATATTTATTAGGAGAGGAAAAAatagaaaaacataataaatcTTTAGTGAAATTTTGGATTGGAAAAATCTTGATTGGAGCTTAAAGGAGAGTGATTCATAACTCAATAAATTCAAAGGTGTTATGAAAGGACAATAAGGCAAAATTAGAGGGCAAAATAAGGAAGACAACAAGAGGTCTAACTAGAGGTTGGATCGCACGACCCAAGCCTATGTCCATCACAAGCCAACTGTCTCAGTACGTGGTCGGTGATATGTCCTTGAAATGGCCCATTTTGGTCAAATCTATCGAGAAAACCACTCGTTTTAATGTGGGGAAGAACAACTCCTCATATTCCTTCACCATCTCCAAGCAGTTAGGGTTAAACTGCCTCTTCACCTAGAATCTAGCCTACGGATCGCATATATAAATATCTCAATCCCTATAGTTGGAAAGAGATTTGACCAACCCTACGAAGAAGGAGCCATGTTTGCTACCACCAACCCACGTTTTTTATCCACATTCTTTAGGCATAAATATGCGTGTTAAGAAAATGATGCATTTTATGTTCCTACTTATACCTATATTTTTATAAACATGTTAATAAAGAGAGAATACATAGCTTAGTGCTGgaaatttattattatttaattaatttattcTGATTGTATGTATATTTCCCCACAAGAGGAATGCAAAATATGAGTGCTTTGTCACATGCAGATAAACACATGTTGATTGTAATAATTCATGTCACCCATTTTAAATGGTTAGTTGTTGGACCCTTACAAGGGGATCCTTGCTACCTTGCCAGGCTATATTGTTGGACCCTTACAAATGGATCCTTTCAACATTATCAAGCTATATTATTTTACCCTTACAAAGGGGTCATTACCACCTTATCAAGATATATATTGTTGGACCCTTACAAAGGGATCATTATTGCTTTATCAGATTATACATTGTTGGACCCTTATGTGGAACCTTGTTTTGCATGTGATATGTTTTTAACAGGGACAACTATTGTACCTATGATGATGACAACCTTTGTCTAATGACGACAACTGATGATGCCAAGTCAAGCATAAGTAGTTAATCGGTTAAAGATACAAATTAAGAATTAGGGTTTGTTGGACTTGACTATCCGATGATGGCAACCAAATGGAATTTAGCTCAAGCCTTATCTTAAGTAAACTCAAGAAAGTGTCTACAAAAAGGAAATTATCTAATAAAGTCTTGAAGTACAAGAAATCTATGCCTTAATTAGTCTGAGTGAAAATTGTGTAATGCATAAGGGTGTTCTCGTAAAACTGCATTGTTAATCACGCGTACGAAAACATTTTTTAAATTGGCTTTTCTTAAAGAAACATTTCCAAAAATGTCTTGAAGTCGTTCTAGATGAGTTGGAAGCTGTCTGAAAAGATTTAAGCAAAGTTTTATCTTTGCTAATCGATTCGCACCTTATTTGAATCGATTGAAAGATTTAAAAAATGTGCCATAATCGATTATGACATCATTTTAATGATGGATAATGGCTAGATatattttatttctatttttaacTTGGTAACTAACTATAATGGAGGCAACCAATCGATTGTGACATGTTGCCAATCGATTTGAAAGTCATAAAATGTCTTTAAAGCGATTTCCTTTTTGAGTcaacctctagcctataaatagaggtcccttTCCTCATTTCAAATCATCCAGAAACG from Lathyrus oleraceus cultivar Zhongwan6 chromosome 7, CAAS_Psat_ZW6_1.0, whole genome shotgun sequence encodes the following:
- the LOC127106820 gene encoding uncharacterized protein LOC127106820, coding for MSSLSLLTPRSHHLSISLLLLVIILPLTATTAQESSLLEILRNHGLPAGLFPQSVKSFKLDQMGRLEVHLDRPCLAQYETTVFFDTVVKANLSFGQLKVLQGMSREELFLWLPVKDIIVTDQSSGLILIDIGFAYKRLSFSRFDEPPVCRSHQGLSFRMGGRKGFGFGDQR